A single region of the Vibrio cyclitrophicus genome encodes:
- a CDS encoding DUF2860 domain-containing protein, translating to MKHIISLFLASVALAPHSYAALAPSEGFSGNMTFLTGFTANSSNLDVGQSNHQSQADLMSSGNTEAEGMVAVLGSVQYTFGALNHKQFFLGTSRDDIITGTLAFEIGYRQQVDNGMIVDFSILPTLISGDVWDDPYAVDSNRKETEHTGTVVRVQLSRVMGSNFNIDVASGESEVKNENTGLKGLGLTDEERALMNRERKYFYLKSGYQYFLKDGSGILTPSVNVFSSNSEGDALSFLSLGAEINLAKMYGNHGLALTLNAAKRSYDEENPIFNKTREDKDFGAFIAYEYANIFDIKNWSLVSLVGAKTTDSNIEYYQSSQYVVSVGVDYKF from the coding sequence ATGAAACATATCATTTCACTATTTTTGGCAAGTGTCGCACTTGCGCCTCACTCATACGCAGCTCTAGCACCAAGCGAAGGCTTCAGTGGAAACATGACCTTCCTAACAGGATTCACCGCAAATTCAAGCAACCTAGATGTTGGGCAAAGCAACCATCAATCTCAAGCCGATTTGATGTCATCGGGTAATACGGAAGCTGAGGGAATGGTCGCTGTTTTAGGTTCAGTGCAATACACCTTTGGCGCTTTGAATCACAAACAGTTTTTCTTAGGCACCTCAAGAGACGACATCATCACAGGTACGTTGGCATTTGAAATTGGATATAGACAGCAAGTAGACAACGGTATGATAGTCGACTTTTCTATCTTGCCAACCCTAATATCAGGTGATGTATGGGATGACCCTTATGCCGTTGACTCTAATAGAAAAGAAACTGAACACACCGGTACCGTGGTTCGAGTGCAACTTTCTAGAGTGATGGGGTCGAACTTTAATATCGATGTCGCTTCTGGTGAGTCAGAGGTTAAAAATGAAAACACAGGCCTAAAGGGACTAGGACTAACCGACGAAGAACGCGCACTGATGAATAGAGAACGAAAGTACTTCTATCTAAAGTCTGGTTACCAGTACTTCTTAAAAGATGGGTCTGGCATTCTCACACCTTCAGTGAATGTTTTCTCATCAAATTCAGAAGGTGATGCGTTATCGTTCTTGAGTTTAGGCGCAGAAATAAACCTAGCAAAAATGTATGGCAATCATGGCCTCGCTTTAACACTCAATGCAGCAAAACGCAGCTATGATGAAGAGAATCCAATCTTTAATAAGACACGTGAAGACAAAGATTTTGGAGCATTCATTGCCTATGAGTACGCTAATATCTTTGATATCAAGAACTGGTCTCTAGTATCGCTAGTAGGCGCGAAAACAACGGACTCGAATATTGAGTATTACCAATCTTCGCAATATGTGGTTTCAGTAGGCGTTGATTACAAATTCTAA